ccctccccctcgttaCCTCTCCAGGAGAGCAGTGGAAACGAGAGGTGCACACGCtcacgaaaaggaaaaaaagagcaCAGAGACACCCACGCGTAGTGTGAGTGGCATCGTGCAGAATagacgaagaagagaggaaggaagcGAGGGAAAAGAGGGCGAACCATCTTGCTTCTCCACCACTCCTCTGAAGACCACCTCGAGGGGAACTCGGCACGGTTACTCTCCCAActcacacacagaaagagcaGCCCATGAACTTTGAGGCGCCCTGCCCTCATCTtttctccaccaccaccaccaccaccacccctccccttctctttaCATTGCCCtgtttcgttgttgttgctaTTTTTTTCCACTGATACCTCCTTTGCCCTCTTGCTTGAGGTAAACTCCATCTCACAGCTGCTgaggaaagcgagagagaagagaggccGAACACACGAGAAAAACAAGACGGCGCTGCTACACCTGAAGCCGCTCCGCGCTGCTCTTTCCTTGCGCCTCTTCCGGgacgatgcgcagcagcgacactgACACACATGGAAACGTGCTTAACAAGCATTTGCATTAGCATCTATATATGGAGCGGCTCAAAGTCAGACTGgcagctcgagcagcaggcgctaAAAAATATATATAATAATAAACTCCTATTCACGAGCGAATATGTATCGATGgcaatctctctctctgttttctgCTCTTACATCAGGGCGGCGGGCTGTGACGTTCTCGCGCAGGGAAAAGGtaaaggaaggagggagttGCTAGAATTCGAGAAAAGAGGGCAAGTGGAAGCAGGCGGGCTAACAAAAAAACGCGACCAGAAGCGACTGCCAACGCTGCTGACGACCGCAGCACTCCACCACCGCTTGCGCCCTTCTTTTACGAGCGTTTTGCAGCCGTGTTTGCTTCTGTGTGTCTTCATCTGTGCATTTTCTTGTTTTTTGCGACTGTTTTGTTCATCGACCGCTATATTATCTCTCTCTATCCTCCATGAACCCTCGCGATCCTCGTACGGTTGCTTGAGCGACTCcgtatttgtgtgtgtgtgtgtgtgtgtctgtgtgtgtacgtgagtagtcttttttttctgctcaaggaagcggcgcagcttgGGATAGATTTTTCACTCGAATCGCTCCCTGCTGTGCTCCTTCCGCTTGCTTCTGTAGTGGCGCATAGGCTGCTGTTGGTGAATTGCAGGCCCACGCTCACGCCGTAGCACGTTCACATACCttcccccctcacacacacacaacaaacCCCCCCCTTGCTGGACTTATTACACCCGCTCCTGCGAGCAggtgtggggggagggaggggggttgaTGGTCTTTCTGCGTCTCTTTTCTTCTCTGCACACACCCGATAAGCCAAAGTACGGATGGCAAGAAATGAACGAAGAATAAAATGCTAAAGAGCAACCAGAGAATTTGGGCGCAGCATACCCGCTGCGTAGATCCGTGCAGCAGTGAACGTGTTGCGTCTTGCTCCACAGACCCGGCTAGCCGGCCATGGACTGCCTATAGCCTCACGCCACCCCCTTGCCAAGAACTTCCACGCACTTACCCCACTCGAGGTGTCTGTGCTCATGACTATCCGCCTTGCTTTCAGAGTATCTACGCTTGCTGCGAAGAAACAACGTGACACGTGTGAGCATTTGGAGAACACGCTTCTCACACGCAATACGGAACTGCCACTAGTCCCCTCTCTGCTCGACACATGAACTCTCTTTTCACGTTCCGCCTCCGTCCTTTCCTCCTTCTGCCTTCTGGTTCGCTGGTATCGACAATCGGCGTACCGTCTTCGTTTTTTCGGCCACCCTCATCCCAACGGTTGCTCCCACTCTTTCTTCACTGTGGGCCTGCTGCTTGATTCAAAATCCCCACCGTCGGGGAATCAGCTCTTCCCGCCTTATCCGTTTTCGCAAACTGCCTTTTCTACCCCTGCCTGAGGGAGAACTCACTCCACATCACTGTCTCCCTGTGTTTCTGTGTTCTGTACCCATCACTCAGTTGTGTGCTCGGTGCGCCTCTTTCGGTTTTACGATCGGCcatctctttccctctcccaTTCGGGCTCATTTCCCTCGGCCCTCCCTTTTCGTGGTCGTGCGCCTCTCCACCTGAGTGCTGCCCTTGtcgtcgtgtgtgtgtgtgtgcgcgcacgcgtgcgtgcgttctGTTATTGTACAGGCGTGGTGAGCGCTGATCAGTTCCTTCTCTTCCAGAtcttcctctttccctcctttctctttttctgAAATTGTCTTTTTGGTCTAATACGCCGTGTTTCTGTGGCCTGACTGcccgccctccgcccctctcgttctctctgcCCCCAGccctttctcctctctcctgaTTATTTCCCTCGACAACCGTGTGAGTTCGCGCGTGTGAGCGAGTCTGTTCATCGAAAAACTGTCACCAGTATTGCTCTTCctgctcttgctctctcttcctttttcttttttgttgtctcTCTCGAAGTCGCTAATAGCCTGGTCGCCCATACAactccagctgcagcacttcCCTCTTTTTGGAAGGGTTGCTTGACAAATCGCGCCCTTCTCGATACTtcggcaccgcagcacctcTCTACCTCCGTGTCATCTTCAGGTGTCTTTgcgtgtgttgttgttgtctcCTTCTTGCTTCACCTGCATACGACagtcaaaaaaaaaaggcatATCTTTTCGcttctgcccccccctccctcctctcacTTTTTCTTTATATTCCAGCCGGTCTAGTTTTCCGTTTCTCCCCACTTACTCTCCTGGTTTGACTGCGgcctctgcttctctctttctgtgctgtgtgtgtgtgtgtgtgtgtgtgtgtgtgggcgcgtgGTTACATATTCACTTCGGGTATTGATCAgagcgtgtctgcgtgcatgtgtgttcGGTTGTGTTTCCTAGAGCCCCTCCTTCATCATCTATCTCGGAAGCAagaaccgaaaaaaaaaaaagcgggAGCGGCAGTGCGCCTTACTTTTCCTTTGCTTTTTCTTGCCTGTTCTGATTCGGTCTGTTactgtggtggtggtttgGTTTGGTCTTTGCAGGTGTGCTCTATCAGCTCCACGTTGTGCTAGCAACACCACGCATATCAACTTCGCGTTTGTGAGCTCGTCTGCGTCGGATAAAGAGGTTTCGCCTGtttctctcttgctgctctCACTCATTCTTTATTtcgctgccctcccccccctgctCGCTACTTGTCTGTTCCTCTCTGGTCGATCATAGCCATCCCGTGTTCTCTCTTTGCCGTGCTCCTCCTGCGGCTCTCATCTtccggcgtgtgtgtgtgtgtgtgcgtgtgtacctGTGTTTatgtttttcgtttttttgtttgtttctgcTTCGGCTCGGCTcactctcctctcttctcagTACTCGCATCTCCTCCGTAACAGCTGGCGTACCTTTGTGTTCgtagttttttttttcgtatCTACGTGCTTGGCTAGTAAGACCGCGCTCCGGGCACTCGCACGCGGATTCCCTTTTCTGTTCGTTTGTTTGCGCGCCATCTTCTCTCGCCAGCTCTCCCTAGCTCCCTTCCCCTGCTCGTGACGTCCTCGACGTCGTTTCTCTTTGCCTTAGTTTTCAGCCATCCCCGCCTCGTTCCCGCTTGTACCCTCCTGCCCACACGCAGCTAGGCACCATACGGGTGCGAACTTCCTGTTTTAAGGACCACAGACTCGCGTGCATACCTGCACCTCACCATCCACCGCCATCCACACAGGCGtactcctcccccctcccccctccctccctccttcacTTGCGGTCTCGTTTGTAGCGATTCATTGAGCACCTTTACTTTATTTTTATTTGCTTTCTCGTGTTCTCTTTTGTGGGCCTTTCTCCCTTGCGTGCTCGTGCATCGTCCCCGCGCCGTTCCCTTGTGCTTGCGCCCCGTCTTTAGACCTCCACACACTCGAACAAGAGCCAAAGCCGCTTCTCAtaccccttcctctcctctctctccttaTCCTTGCTCGTTTACTCCCCATGACAGtcaacaacagcaacaacaacaacaacggcgaGAGGCTGGGCAGTGGCACGGCTCGCCTGTTCGTTGGTCAGCTGAACTTTGACGCCACCGAGCATGATCTCCGCCAGATCTTCTCCTTTTATGGCCACGTCATTCACACaaacgtgctgcgcgatgcgGACGGCAagagcaccggcagcggcttcgTCACGTTTCGCGTCACAGACGAGGCGGACTTCGCCATCATGTCCATGCACGATCGCTACAACATGGGCCGGGAGAAGCCGCTGCAGGTGTCctactgccgccgcagcgagcgTATCTCGCCGTTTGGGTACGAACATGCAATGAAACTGCGGGAGAAGAACACCACCAACCCTCCACCGCCCCAGCCGACGTCATCGTGAGCACAGAACACGTGCGAACAAAATGATACGAAACCGAAAGAATAGCGACGAAGGCGAAAGGACAGgtgagcggctgcggctgaaAAAAGGAGGAAGGCAGATAGCATGCCCAAGCACTCGCTACGCTCGCAAAGCTGCCAAGGCAAGGATGGAGAATCTCGCGCCCGTGCAAGCGCTTCCAGCAGATGTGACGTCTTGCCGTGTGCCTTTCTATGCGCACCTCCAGGTCGGCTGCTGAACGGAAACGCGTCTAGAGAGGGCGGGTCCCGAGTACTCTGTATCCTTCACGCCTCCACGAGAACATGTGCGGGggccacgcgcacgcacaaacacacatatTCAGATTGCAGCCCTGTAGCacaggaagaagagaaaatGAAGCGAAGCTGCGCATCAACAGCCATGGCGAAGACCGCGGTGGCAGAAGTGAtgctcctgtgtgtgtgtgtgtgtgtgtgcgcgcgcgggaAAGCGAGCACTTTTGACCCCTCTCTCGACCCCGCCGTAATCGACCGttgcgccccctcctcctcctcctcctcctctctctctctctctctctctccattcTCTGCAGCTATCACGCtttcctctcttctctgtgctTCATCGCCTCAGTCAGAGTTTGTgtttgcccctccccctctgccaccccccccctccctttccgtTATTCACGACCATCGCTCGCATTTTCTTTTGTTGCCCTCGCTCGtctgcgtggtggtggtgcgcttAGTGACCCTCTTGTTTTCCTCCTttgctttcgtttttttttgggggtGTCTACTTTTCACGGAAGGTCATGAGAGTGGAGGCACTGCATCCACATGCACACCCTCACAATGCAGCACGTGGGACTGAGCGCGTGAGTgcttccttttttgttgttttcgaTGCGTGTGCCGGTGTGTACTCGATGTCTTGAAGCTATAGTGGGTTAGGATTGCGTTCTTCCTCGTCTGCACAGCCAGCGTACAAGGCAGAGAGGCTGACGTTAGCCTTTTACTGTGTGTGAGCGCGTCGGTGGGTAACCCCATGCACAGCCCAAAACAGAAATCATCTTTTTTCTACTTTTTCGCTTTCCTCTGAAGAAAAAGGAGTCGTTTATGAAGATGAAAAGCTgttgcgcacacgcaggcgtcTGCTTGTCTGCttcctttttcgttgctgctggtACAGAAGACCAGAAGAACAAACATACCCATCTTTTATCCAGCCTCCTCTGCCCATCGCCCATCACAACCACCACGAATGCATTTCGACTTGTCGTCTTTTCCCTTTAGTCTTGCTCTCGGTGCCCTCCATCCTCCTCATtgggcagccgcacacacatatacgagcacgtgcgcatacgcctctctcctgcctcttcttttcgttcttTATCAGTGCGTGTTgaaggctgccgctgcacgacAGTCAGCACCACTCTTGCCTCCAATCGTAAAGGTCCCTTTAATGCAATATGAACTTGGTACATGCCCCAGCTTCCCTGCGGTTTTTCttctgctgtgtgtgtgtgtgtgcgtgtgtgtgcgtgtaaaCTGCAGAGACAACCGCCTTTGGTGAGTCACTGCcagacaggcacacgcaTGAATGGGCAAAACGATGAGGGATGAGAAAAGCTGTAGCGGTTCTACACGAAGAACAGTAACGCACACAAAAACGACGCAACGGTGAGGCAGATGTGTGGGCAGTAACTTTTTACAAAGGGAGAAACAGACGAGCGTGCTGTAGCGCCGCTTCGCTACATTTGCTCCTTCCTCACAATATTTTGTTTATCCTGCTTTCAGCTTCTCCAGCTGTGAACTGCCtttccgccccccccccaccaccaccaccagctcCTCAACACTGCACAGAAGACACTGCTTTTGTTCTGGtagttttctttttttttcggtgtGTACGTGTTATTA
The DNA window shown above is from Leishmania major strain Friedlin complete genome, chromosome 33 and carries:
- a CDS encoding putative RNA-binding protein, producing MTVNNSNNNNNGERLGSGTARLFVGQLNFDATEHDLRQIFSFYGHVIHTNVLRDADGKSTGSGFVTFRVTDEADFAIMSMHDRYNMGREKPLQVSYCRRSERISPFGYEHAMKLREKNTTNPPPPQPTSS